The Xenorhabdus poinarii G6 nucleotide sequence GCTCAGATTGCTGCCAACTATATCCAGCAAATTGTGCTGGATTATCAAAAACAATTATTGGGCAATAGCGCCAATTTCAATCACAGTGAGTTAATGATTCGTAATTGGTATAACGCCAATTTGGATTATAAGTGGTTTGTTGTACCATCATTGGTTGCCATGATTACCACCATTGGCGTACTCATCGTTACAGCGCTGTCGGTCGCGCGTGAACGGGAACAAGGAACGCTGGATCAATTGCTGGTTTCTCCATTGGAGACATGGCAAATATTCCTTGGTAAAGCCATTCCGGCGTTGATCGTCGCGACGATGCAAGCCAGTATTGTTTTGTTGATTGGCACGCTGTGCTATCAAATCCCTTTCGCGGGTTCATTATTGTTATTTTATGGTTGCATGTTGATTTATGGATTATCGCTAGTGGGTTTCGGCTTACTGATTTCGGCGGTTTGTTCTACTCAGCAGCAAGCGTTTATCGGGGTATTTGTGTTTATGATGCCGGCTATCCTCCTTTCCGGCTATATCTCTCCGGTTGAGAATATGCCCGTTTGGTTACAAAACATCACCTGGATTAACCCCATCCGACATTTTACTGATATCACCAAACAGATTTATTTAAAAGGGGCTGATTTAGCTGTGATTTGGCCAAATCTCTGGCCTCTATTGGTCATTACGGCAACGACGGGGGGAGGAGCTTATTACCTGTTCCGCCGTAAGATTGCGTAATATAACCACCAACAAATCATCAAACACCACCGCAAGTTGCACCTACTTAATTGTAACGAATGATAGGCGCAATGAGCGGCTGCTCATGCTCACGTTATATCAGCAGCAGTAGATACTTCTACTGGAAAAGTCTATTCCGGTTTTAGTGACCAGCCTCATCCAACCACACTTCATCGCCATTTTTTAAGACTTATACACATACCTCAGCACCGAATCAAATGAAACACAAATGAAATATTTTATTAACATGTGAATTGTCACACAACTGCATCGCACATTTGATTCGACATCACATTTTTTCCATTAAATTCAATTTGAAAATGGAATATCAAAAATAATTCGGCATACTTAGCAAAGACCAATTGTTTCAAAAACGTTAAATTTTTATTAAAAATTTAACTCATTAAAGCCTCTATTTTAACAAAAGGGGCACCTCTTAAACGTTGCCATTAACAGGCAATAAGCTAACAACTAACAAATGGTTTTTAAGGAGAATGCTCAATGAAAAAAGCATTTTTATTCATACCTGCACTGCTAGCGATTTCAATCAATCCCCTTGCCCATGCCCATATTGATAAAAATGTGTATGTTTTTGGTGGAGATAGCACGACTGATACAGGAAATGCCCGCGCCGAAACAATTAAAAATGCAAAACCTGAAGAAAGGGAAGATGCGGAAAAACTCCACGCACGCTACACGACTGATGGGAATAAAGAAAAAGTTGCTGTTGAAGTATTTTCTGGCCGCAACTTAATACCCTCTGAAGAAGGTGGCACCAATCATGCCAAAGCAGGAGCAACGGCTACCGGAGCATTTAATCCCGAAGATCCCAACAACACGACAGCAAAACAGCTCAACGATTTTCTGGAAAACAATAAGATCGACCCTGACGGAATCTATTTTCATTGGGTAGGCGGGAATGATATTAAAACGGCGTTAATGGCAAATCTGGGAAAACTGTTTGACCTCAGTGATAAATCCTCTTGGAAACCTGATGATATAATCAAAGAAAGTGCGAACGCTACCGCAGCACAAATTAACACATTGGTGAAACACGGGGATGGATTAGTTGTCGCTCCCACTGTGCCTGATATTGGCAAAACACCAAAATTGTTGGAAGCCGTTTTGGCATCAGGGATAAAAATGAAAGTGAATAAAATAGTGGATGCCGAAATAGAGAAAATGGACCCGTTTGTGCGCGATCTTCTCGGAAACACAATCAGATCAACCGTCCAAAAAAAAACACAAGAACAAATAGAAAGTATTTTAGGCGAAGTACACTTAAGCATTAATCAAGCCACCATCGTTAGCGAAGAGGCACGTCAACTCGCCCTCCAAAAGCTATTCAAGACATTGGGGCAGTTATCTGAAAACAAGGTTAAAGCGCTGGCGATGGAATATCAAAGCCAACTTAAAATGCTTGGCATAGACCTTGAAAAGATTAAATTAGATCCCACCGCCATTGAGAAAGAACTCGCCGAGGCTTATAACAAGGCCAGCACTGCTGCGACAAGCCTCACCGAGGCTTATAACAAGCGAGTAGATAATGAAATCAGCGGTAATATCTTACGTGCAGATATTAATGGCCTGCTGCGTGAGGTTATGTCTAATTCCATCATCTATGGCTTCGGCAATAATTTGGGTTATGCCTGTGGCGTAGGCGTCGATGCGAACAAATGCACTTCCAAACCTAAAACGACCAAAGAACAAGGCCCTAAAGATTTTGATGACAGTAAAGAGTTTATCTTCTCGGATGGTTTCCATCCATCACCACTGGCACACAAGATCATGGGCCAATATTTTGAATCCATTTATGTCGCCCCATCACAGGTGATGATCCTGAATCAGGTCAATCGTGCTCCAGTTAAAGGCACTCGAGCTTCTCTTGATGGTCACCTGCAACAATTACGCCATGGTGGTCATCAACCAGGAAAATTGGGTGTCTTCGGTGCCTATACTGGCAATCGTCATCACTCCTTTACTTTAGGTGGCGACTATCAACTGACAGAAAACTTTTTGCTGGGTGTGCTGTACGCCAATGACAAATCCGAGCGTTCCCCTATTTCCAATTTTACCTACAATGGAAATGCTCATGTAGCAACGGGTTATGCCCTATGGAATGTCTTTAACAACGCATGGGTGAACGCTGATCTCCACTATGCTCACATGAGTTACGACCTGACCCGCAACATTCAACTTGGGAAAGCTACTCGTAGAGAAAGCGGTTCAACGAAAGGGAAACAATGGGGAGCTCGTTTTACGGCGGGTTGGGATATACCTGTCACAAACGTCGTCAGCACCAGCCCTATTATTCAATTTGCTTGGGATAAAGGCGATGTCAAAGGCTACCGAGAATCCGGTAACAACAGTACCTCCATGCATTTTAGTGACCAGCATTACACATCTAAAGTAGGGACATTAGGATGGCGTGTCGATACCCAATTGGGGCGTTTCAATCCTTATGCTGCTGTAGCATTTCATCACCAGTTCGGGGATACACGCTACAAACTGCGCAGCGCCATTCATTCCACCACAAACGCCTTTGTTATGGAGAGTGGTAAACAGAGCAAAGACTGGCGCCAATACACAATAGGCACAAATGCGAATCTGTTTAATGATGTACATGGTTTTGCTTCCGTCACACGTAACGAAGGCCATTCGCAAGATCCCAATTACAATTTTAGTTTGGGGATCAACGTCCGATTCTGAATGTGTCACGATTCGCGCGAGAAAAAACGCGGTTTGCTGGAGACTCAACAACCACCGATGTTAGTCGGTGGTTGTCAATAATCTGAAAAATCCCCCAATAGAAATTGAGGGATTTTGGCAGGAAAAACAGGCCAACGCCGGGTTCTTATATTAAAAAATAAGGCGATATATCCGCAGTTATCGGCGATCACCCAAAATACGCAGCAACATCAGGAACAGATTAATGAAGTCCAGATACAGAGTCAGTGCGCCCGTAATAGAATACCTGCGCAAGTTCTCTCTATCATTCATATCCAGCTCTTCCCCCATTTCTTTCAGTTTTTGGGTATCGTACGCAGTCAAGCCAGCAAAAACCAAAACACCAATATAAGTGATGACCCACGTTAATGCGGAGTTTTTCAGCCAGAGGTTCAACAGAGAAGCCAGAACGATACCAATGAGCCCCATAAATAGGAAGTTACCCAGACCACTGAGGCTACGCTTGGTGGTATAACCATAAACGCTCAATGCGCCGAACATCCCCGCTGACACAATAAAGGTACTGGCAATAGAACTAGCGGTATAAGCCACAAAGATGACCGAGAGTGTCAACCCGGTCAACATGGAGTACAGCATAAACAGCCCTGTTGCCAGCGCCCCGCTCATTTTATGCACTAAACCAGACAGCACAAACACCAGTGCAAGCTGTGCAATCACCAAACCATAAAAAATAATGTTGCTGGAAGTAATGATGGAGAAAATTTCAGCGGTATTTGCCACATACCCTGCAACAAATGCCGTTAACAGCAGGCCACAAGTCATCCAGCCATAAACTTGCGCCATATAACTTTGTATACCAGAACCCGCTTTCTGGACAATCGAATCATTAGGACGTTGATATCGATCCATGACGATTACCTTTTCATAAAAGAGTTTAAGGATTAAGACTGTTAAAAAACAACCCACTTAAAAGCTATACATTAGCATAGAACATGAATAAAACCATCCGCCAATTAATGGCTATTTCAGTGATATATTATTTATCCAGCCCGTTTTCAAGATAATTCACAAAACAACCCCTTGAACACAATTTCAGCCTATTATGACCCGAATGATGACCAACGGTTTATTGCCTCCTGATCACTTTGTCTCGTTTCGACCCAACGTTCTCCCTCTCCCTGCGCAAGCGATTCTTTTTTCCAGAAGGGGGCCTGCGTTTTCAGATAATCCATAATAAATTCAGCCGCCATAAAAGCCCTATGACGGTGAGAGCTGGTCACGCCAACAAAGACAATCTCATCCCCCGGGTACAGTTCTCCCACGCGATGGATAACGCTGACTCGTTGTAAAGGCCAGCGTTGGCGCGCTTCATCAACAATGTTCTGTAACTGCTTTTCTGTCATGCCAGGATAATGTTCCAATGTCAGTGAATGAACGCTATCTCCCAGGTTATGGTGACGAACTTTGCCGGTAAAAGTCACTATTGCTCCTTCTTCATCACCCTGTGAGAGCCATTGATATTCTTCACCGACATGGAACACCTCGCGTTGAACATTGATCCGAGTATTTTCCATTGTTATCCTCCCGTCACCGGCGGGAAAAACGCCACTTCATCACCGTCATGTAAGGCCTGTTCGGCATGGACAAAAGATTGATTCACCGCAAATAACAATTTACCTTCTTCCAATGCCAACGCCCATCGTTCACCTTTTTCAATCAGTGCATGTCGGAGATGCGCAACCGTTGGGTAATCATTCGGCAATTCAAGTAAATCGATTCCTACCAACTCACGGACTTGAGCAAAAAAGAGTACTTTTATCATACGCTCACCTTAAAATGCCCTGATTTACCGCCACTTTTTTCCAATAACCGTATCGGCCCAATCACCATATCCTTTTGCACAGCTTTGCACATATCATAAATCGTCAACGCGGCCACAGATGCCGCAGTCAGAGCCTCCATCTCCACGCCGGTTTTGCCGGCCAGGCGGCAGCAAGATTCAATCCTGACACGATTGTGTTCTGTTTGTGCTTCCAATTGAATATCCACTTTGCTAAGCAGTAGCGGGTGGCAAAGGGGGATCAGATCCCATGTCCGTTTTGCTGCCTGAATTCCGGCGATACGGGCGGTCGCAAAAACATCGCCTTTGTGATGCCCACCGGCAATGATCATGGCTAAGGTTTCCGCCTGCATTTCAACGAATGCTTCTGCCCGTGCTTCACGGACAGTCTCCGATTTGGCAGAAATATCCACCATATGGGCTTCCCCCGCAGGATTGATATGGGTTAATTGCGGCATTCTTTGCTCCTAAATATTACGCCTGAAAATGAATCTGGCAGTGACATTAACCACCAATAAAAGAGAGATTCGGGGTAATACCACTGTCCCCTTGATGTAAGAAGTGAGTTTCACGTTTATGGCCTAATCCTCCTTGAATGCGTCGTTTCAACGCGTCAAGTGAGACGTCATCAGCCAATAAATCACGCAACGGAATACCCTGTTCACCAAACAGGCACAAATGAAGGTTGCCAATAGCGGAGACTCGCAGGCGGTTACAGCTTTGGCAGAAATTTTTTTCATACGGCATGATAAGACCAATTTCTCCCTGATAATCAGGATGACGGAAAACATGAGCCGGTCCGTCACTGCGCGCACGCGGCCGCAGCTGCCAACCTTGTTGCAACAGTTGGCGGCGAATGACTTCACCAGAAAGGTGATGGCGATGAAAAATATCACTGCCTTCCCCCGTTTCCATCAGTTCGATAAAACGCAATTGGATAGAGCGGTGTTGAATCCAGTGAAGAAACGCAGGCAGGCTGGCATCATTTTGATTTTTCATCAGCACCGCATTCACTTTTACCGTGTTGAATCCCGCTTCAAAAGCCGCATCAATACCACGCATAATCTGAAAAAATTTATCCTGCCCGGTGATGGCATAAAATTGGCGGGGATCTAAACTATCAACACTCACGTTAATGGCGGTCAGACCCGCCGATTTCCATTGAGAAACTTCCCGTGCCATCCGGTAGCCATTCGTTGTGACCGCAATTTTTTTGATTTGCGGATTTTCGTGAACGGCAGCGATAATGTCACAGAAATCACGCCGCATCGTTGGCTCTCCCCCTGTCAGGCGGATTTTCTCTGTACCAAGTTCAGCAAATGCCCGGCTGACACGACGAATTTCCGGCAGAGAAAGAAAAGATTGATGACCATGAGGCCGATATCCATCAGGCAGACAGTAGGTGCAACGAAAATTGCACACATCCGTAATCGATAATCTCAAATAATAGAACTTGCGCAAAAACGCATCTACGAGTTGTTCCACAATAACACCTTCCAAGTACGGGAGATGCCGGTATTTCTACCTTGCATCCTGGTGACTCAAGAGCCACGGCCAGTGCATCATATCAATGTGGTATCCATTTGATAAACAGCGACTTAGACACAGAGGCTAGGCGTTAGTATCCGTTAAATTTGGCTATAAACGACAATGCGAATGACGATGGACACGCCCGGAATTCTAACGCTTAAGAAAATAAAAAGCGAATCCACAATCCAATATATACCTTATTAGGCAACGAGTTACCGCTAGATAACGCTCAAAGTATGACGGTGTTTCCACGCAGTCACATTGAATATAAGGGAAATAGATTGTACAAAATTACACCAACCTTCTGAAAGCATTATATTTTGTGATAAATTAGATGAGGTTTATTTAATCCCCTACGTTTAGTCAGTAATAGGAATCCTATGCGAAATCGCTCATTAGCTGATCTGGATCGCGTTGTCGCTCTCGGCGGCGGTCATGGACTTGGACGCGTGATGTCTTCCCTTTCCTCCCTCGGAAGCCGTCTGACAGGCATTGTCACGACCACGGATAATGGGGGTTCAACCGGTAGAATACGACGCTCAGAAGGCGGGATCGCATGGGGAGATATGCGTAATTGCCTCAATCAGTTAATCACGGAACCAACCATTGCTTCTGCCATGTTTGAATATCGGTTCAGCGGTAAAGGCGAATTATCCGGGCATAATTTGGGCAATTTAATGTTGAAGGCTTTAGATCATTTAAGCGTCCGTCCTCTTGAAGCCATTAATTTGATCCGCAATTTATTGAAAGTCAACGCACAGTTGATTCCCATGTCAGAGCAATCGGTTGATTTAATGGCCATCGATGAGCAAGGTAATACCGTGTATGGCGAAGTGAATGTCGATCAACTCAATGGTGTACCACAAGCGCTTGCCCTTTATCCTCATGTCAACACGACGAAAGAAGCACTGGAGGCGATTGAGCAAGCAGATTTAATTCTGATCGGACCTGGCAGTTTTTTCACCAGCCTAATGCCATTGTTATTATTGGAAGATTTAACGCAATCCCTGCGACGTAGCAACGCGAATATGATTTATATCGGTAACTTAGGGAAAGAGCTGAGTCATGCGGCAACAAAGCTAACGTTAAAAGATAAAATTGACATTATGGAAAATAAGATTGGCCGCAAAATGATCCATGCACTGATTGTCGGCCCACGTACAGATATCAGCGCCTTTACGGATCGAATTGTGACCCAACAGGTTTTGGAAGCGCAGGATATCCCTTATCGCCATGATCGTGAATTATTACGCCAGGCAATTGAATACACGCTGCAAAAATTGGGTTAGCGATGTGCCTGAGCATTGTGCCCACGGCACAATGCTCATGACTCAGGCGTTGGTGATAAATTGTGCCCGTAATGTCTGAACCTGATCACGGAGATTAGCCGCTTGTTCAAATTCCAAGTCCCGTGCATGTTGGTACATTTTATCTTCCAGTTCACGGATTTTATGTTCCAGCTCTTTCGCGGATAAATGGCGGTAATCCCTCGTCTCTCCGGCAATTTTACGCTTACCTTTGGCTTTTCCTTTACCATCAACAGGTTGACCAATTTTCAGAATGTCACCGATTTTTTTATTCAGCCCTTGCGGTACAATACCGTGTTCTTGATTAAATGCCTGCTGTTTGGCGCGACGACGCTCCGTTTCATCAATGGCTTTCGCCATCGACCCCGTCACTCTATCACCGTATAAAATTGCTTTACCGTGTAGATGACGCGCTGCACGGCCGATAGTCTGGATCAGAGAGCGCTCTGAACGCAGGAAACCCTCTTTATCTGCATCTAAAATGGCAACCAGGGAAACTTCCGGCATATCCAGACCTTCACGCAATAAGTTAATACCGACCAAAACATCGAATTCACCAAGACGAAGATCACGGATAATTTCCACCCGTTCCACGGTGTCAATGTCGGAGTGAAGATAACGCACCCGCTCACCATGCTCTTCCAGGTATTCCGTCAGATCTTCGGCCATACGTTTAGTTAAGGTCGTGACCAACACCCGCTCATTTTTTGCCGCCCGGATACGGATTTCAGATAACAGATCATCCACTTGAGTTGCCACAGGGCGAACTTCAATTTCGGGGTCAATTAACCCCGTCGGACGCACGACTTGTTCGACAAGTTCATTGCCCGATTTTTCCAATTCATAATGACCCGGCGTCGCTGAAATATAAATGGTCTGTGGCGCCAATGCTTCAAATTCTTCAAACCGCAATGGCCGGTTATCCAGCGCTGACGGCAAACGGAAACCGTACTCCACTAATGTTTCTTTGCGGGATCGATCGCCCCGGTACATTCCGCCGATCTGCGGAATAGTGACGTGAGATTCATCAACCACCAGCAAACCGTCTGCCGGAAGGTAGTCAAATAGCGTTGGCGGAGGTTCTCCGGCAGAACGACCTGACAGATAACGAGAATAGTTTTCAATGCCAGAACAGTAGCCCAGTTCACTCATCATTTCGAGATCGAACTGTGTTCGCTGAGTAATACGCTGCTCTTCCAATAATTTGTCTGACGCCAACAACACCTTACGCCGCTGCACTAATTCCGCTTTGATCGCCTCCATCGCCTGAAGGATGCGTTCACGCGGGGTGACATAGTGCGTCTTGGGATAAACAGTATAACGCGGCACCGAGTACACGATCTGCCCTGTCAGCGGATCAAACAGGGAAAGACGTTCAACTTCATCATCGAACAACTCCACACGCAGCGCCTGTTCATCTGATTCTGCGGGAAAAATATCAATCACTTCACCACGGACCCGGAATGTGCCTCGCTGGAAGGCCTGATCATTACGGGTATATTGCAGTTCTGCCAAACGACGCAAGATAGCACGCTGGTCAATTAACATACCTTCCGTTAAATGCAGCATCATTTTCAAATAACTATCAGGATCACCCAGGCCGTAAATCGCAGAAACAGAGGCAACGACAACGACATCACGACGTTCCAGCAACGCTTTTGTTGCCGACAGGCGCATCTGCTCTATATGTTCGTTCACGGAAGCGTCTTTTTCGATAAAGGTATCGGAGCTAGGCACATAGGCTTCCGGCTGGTAGTAATCGTAGTAGGAGACAAAATATTCTACGGCATTCTCAGGAA carries:
- the yvcK gene encoding uridine diphosphate-N-acetylglucosamine-binding protein YvcK, which gives rise to MRNRSLADLDRVVALGGGHGLGRVMSSLSSLGSRLTGIVTTTDNGGSTGRIRRSEGGIAWGDMRNCLNQLITEPTIASAMFEYRFSGKGELSGHNLGNLMLKALDHLSVRPLEAINLIRNLLKVNAQLIPMSEQSVDLMAIDEQGNTVYGEVNVDQLNGVPQALALYPHVNTTKEALEAIEQADLILIGPGSFFTSLMPLLLLEDLTQSLRRSNANMIYIGNLGKELSHAATKLTLKDKIDIMENKIGRKMIHALIVGPRTDISAFTDRIVTQQVLEAQDIPYRHDRELLRQAIEYTLQKLG
- a CDS encoding Bax inhibitor-1/YccA family protein; translation: MDRYQRPNDSIVQKAGSGIQSYMAQVYGWMTCGLLLTAFVAGYVANTAEIFSIITSSNIIFYGLVIAQLALVFVLSGLVHKMSGALATGLFMLYSMLTGLTLSVIFVAYTASSIASTFIVSAGMFGALSVYGYTTKRSLSGLGNFLFMGLIGIVLASLLNLWLKNSALTWVITYIGVLVFAGLTAYDTQKLKEMGEELDMNDRENLRRYSITGALTLYLDFINLFLMLLRILGDRR
- the moaD gene encoding molybdopterin synthase sulfur carrier subunit, giving the protein MIKVLFFAQVRELVGIDLLELPNDYPTVAHLRHALIEKGERWALALEEGKLLFAVNQSFVHAEQALHDGDEVAFFPPVTGG
- the moaC gene encoding cyclic pyranopterin monophosphate synthase MoaC, coding for MPQLTHINPAGEAHMVDISAKSETVREARAEAFVEMQAETLAMIIAGGHHKGDVFATARIAGIQAAKRTWDLIPLCHPLLLSKVDIQLEAQTEHNRVRIESCCRLAGKTGVEMEALTAASVAALTIYDMCKAVQKDMVIGPIRLLEKSGGKSGHFKVSV
- a CDS encoding ABC transporter permease, which gives rise to MFYRLYTLIMKELQSLLREPQTRNILILTVIIQMILFPWAATLEVKNATIAIYNEDKGQASIELTQRLAKSKAFPDVILLTSSQAIRPTLDNRKALLLVRFPQNFSANLANHHPASIQVLLDGRNSNSAQIAANYIQQIVLDYQKQLLGNSANFNHSELMIRNWYNANLDYKWFVVPSLVAMITTIGVLIVTALSVAREREQGTLDQLLVSPLETWQIFLGKAIPALIVATMQASIVLLIGTLCYQIPFAGSLLLFYGCMLIYGLSLVGFGLLISAVCSTQQQAFIGVFVFMMPAILLSGYISPVENMPVWLQNITWINPIRHFTDITKQIYLKGADLAVIWPNLWPLLVITATTGGGAYYLFRRKIA
- the moaE gene encoding molybdopterin synthase catalytic subunit MoaE gives rise to the protein MENTRINVQREVFHVGEEYQWLSQGDEEGAIVTFTGKVRHHNLGDSVHSLTLEHYPGMTEKQLQNIVDEARQRWPLQRVSVIHRVGELYPGDEIVFVGVTSSHRHRAFMAAEFIMDYLKTQAPFWKKESLAQGEGERWVETRQSDQEAINRWSSFGS
- the uvrB gene encoding excinuclease ABC subunit UvrB — protein: MSKETSKVFKLHSDFKPGGDQPSAIRQLQEGLEDGLAHQTLLGVTGSGKTFTIANVIANINRPTLILAPNKTLAAQLYSEMKAFFPENAVEYFVSYYDYYQPEAYVPSSDTFIEKDASVNEHIEQMRLSATKALLERRDVVVVASVSAIYGLGDPDSYLKMMLHLTEGMLIDQRAILRRLAELQYTRNDQAFQRGTFRVRGEVIDIFPAESDEQALRVELFDDEVERLSLFDPLTGQIVYSVPRYTVYPKTHYVTPRERILQAMEAIKAELVQRRKVLLASDKLLEEQRITQRTQFDLEMMSELGYCSGIENYSRYLSGRSAGEPPPTLFDYLPADGLLVVDESHVTIPQIGGMYRGDRSRKETLVEYGFRLPSALDNRPLRFEEFEALAPQTIYISATPGHYELEKSGNELVEQVVRPTGLIDPEIEVRPVATQVDDLLSEIRIRAAKNERVLVTTLTKRMAEDLTEYLEEHGERVRYLHSDIDTVERVEIIRDLRLGEFDVLVGINLLREGLDMPEVSLVAILDADKEGFLRSERSLIQTIGRAARHLHGKAILYGDRVTGSMAKAIDETERRRAKQQAFNQEHGIVPQGLNKKIGDILKIGQPVDGKGKAKGKRKIAGETRDYRHLSAKELEHKIRELEDKMYQHARDLEFEQAANLRDQVQTLRAQFITNA
- a CDS encoding autotransporter domain-containing protein, with product MKKAFLFIPALLAISINPLAHAHIDKNVYVFGGDSTTDTGNARAETIKNAKPEEREDAEKLHARYTTDGNKEKVAVEVFSGRNLIPSEEGGTNHAKAGATATGAFNPEDPNNTTAKQLNDFLENNKIDPDGIYFHWVGGNDIKTALMANLGKLFDLSDKSSWKPDDIIKESANATAAQINTLVKHGDGLVVAPTVPDIGKTPKLLEAVLASGIKMKVNKIVDAEIEKMDPFVRDLLGNTIRSTVQKKTQEQIESILGEVHLSINQATIVSEEARQLALQKLFKTLGQLSENKVKALAMEYQSQLKMLGIDLEKIKLDPTAIEKELAEAYNKASTAATSLTEAYNKRVDNEISGNILRADINGLLREVMSNSIIYGFGNNLGYACGVGVDANKCTSKPKTTKEQGPKDFDDSKEFIFSDGFHPSPLAHKIMGQYFESIYVAPSQVMILNQVNRAPVKGTRASLDGHLQQLRHGGHQPGKLGVFGAYTGNRHHSFTLGGDYQLTENFLLGVLYANDKSERSPISNFTYNGNAHVATGYALWNVFNNAWVNADLHYAHMSYDLTRNIQLGKATRRESGSTKGKQWGARFTAGWDIPVTNVVSTSPIIQFAWDKGDVKGYRESGNNSTSMHFSDQHYTSKVGTLGWRVDTQLGRFNPYAAVAFHHQFGDTRYKLRSAIHSTTNAFVMESGKQSKDWRQYTIGTNANLFNDVHGFASVTRNEGHSQDPNYNFSLGINVRF
- the moaA gene encoding GTP 3',8-cyclase MoaA, which translates into the protein MEQLVDAFLRKFYYLRLSITDVCNFRCTYCLPDGYRPHGHQSFLSLPEIRRVSRAFAELGTEKIRLTGGEPTMRRDFCDIIAAVHENPQIKKIAVTTNGYRMAREVSQWKSAGLTAINVSVDSLDPRQFYAITGQDKFFQIMRGIDAAFEAGFNTVKVNAVLMKNQNDASLPAFLHWIQHRSIQLRFIELMETGEGSDIFHRHHLSGEVIRRQLLQQGWQLRPRARSDGPAHVFRHPDYQGEIGLIMPYEKNFCQSCNRLRVSAIGNLHLCLFGEQGIPLRDLLADDVSLDALKRRIQGGLGHKRETHFLHQGDSGITPNLSFIGG